The genomic region CGGGTGCGGGCACCATCACGCCCGAGTCGTCGTTGCGCGACCTGGGGCTGGACTCGATGCGCGCCATCGAGCTGCTGTTCGCGATCGAGGACAACTACCGGGTGTCGCTGCCCGACGAGCTGCTGACCGACGCGACCTTCGCGACGGCGGGCAGCCTGTGGGCGGCGGTCGACTCGTTGCGGATCGCGTCGTGATCCCCGCGCTGGAGAAGGTGCTCGCGGTCACCGCCGAGCACGCCGGCCGGTGCGACGCCGATGCCGCGTTTCCTCTTGAGGCGCTGGAGGCGTTGCGGGACAGCGGGCTGCTGGCGCTGCCCGTGGTCGGCACGGTGCGCGACGTCGTGGACGTGACGCTGCGGCTCGGGCGCGAGGACATGTCCGTCGCGATGATCTACGCGATGCACTGCCAGCAGGCGTTCGCGCTGGTGCGCCACGCTCCGGCGCTGGTGGACCGGATCCGGTCGGGCCGGGTGTACCTGGCGTCGGTGACCACGGAGAAGGGCAAGGGCGGGCACCTGCTGTCGTCGGAGTCCACTGTGGACTGGGTGGACGGCTCGCTGCGGATCGACCGGGACGCGCCGATCGTGACGGGCGGTGTGCACGCGGACGCGTTCCTCGTGACGGTGCTGGCGCCGGACGCTGTCACTCCGACGCAGGTGTCGCTGGTGTACGCGGACCGGTCGCAGCTCGACGTGGTCGAGGTGCTCGGTGGCTGGGACCCGCTGGGCATGCGCGCGACCCACAGCGTGCCGATGCGGCTGGCCGGTGTGGTTCCCGCGGCTCAGGTCGTCGGTGCGCCCGGTGGGTTCCGTGATGTGGTGACGGCGACCTTCGGGCCGTTGGCGCACATCGGCTGGGCGGCGGCGTGGCTGGGTGCGGCGTCGGGTGCGTTCTCGCGGGTGCTGGAGCTGGTGCGGGGTTCGCGGCAGTTCGACCCGTCGTCGGAGCTGTTGCTGACGCGGGTGGCGCGGATCCGTGAGCGGCTGGACGTGGTGAACGCGTTGTTGCAGCACACCCTCGACGCCGACTTCTCGGTCGGTGCCGGGCAGGTGC from Lentzea guizhouensis harbors:
- a CDS encoding acyl carrier protein, whose product is MDAEFPAVLRPFLKYAGAGTITPESSLRDLGLDSMRAIELLFAIEDNYRVSLPDELLTDATFATAGSLWAAVDSLRIAS
- a CDS encoding acyl-CoA dehydrogenase family protein yields the protein MIPALEKVLAVTAEHAGRCDADAAFPLEALEALRDSGLLALPVVGTVRDVVDVTLRLGREDMSVAMIYAMHCQQAFALVRHAPALVDRIRSGRVYLASVTTEKGKGGHLLSSESTVDWVDGSLRIDRDAPIVTGGVHADAFLVTVLAPDAVTPTQVSLVYADRSQLDVVEVLGGWDPLGMRATHSVPMRLAGVVPAAQVVGAPGGFRDVVTATFGPLAHIGWAAAWLGAASGAFSRVLELVRGSRQFDPSSELLLTRVARIRERLDVVNALLQHTLDADFSVGAGQVLVNTVKVRAAVECFAAVDEMVELVGLRHGYMRSSDLERVFRDLRSASLNYSNDRLLLANGALALLDRGGAVGLSDTSATPRTRWCWRGTSRCSTSRASAGCWCHWTRRACG